The genome window CCCCCGCAATTTCATACAGAGAATGTTGTACGAGCTGTTAAAAATGGTAAGGACGTTTTAGTTGAAAAGCCAATTGCCTTAAATATGGTTGATGCAGAATATCAAGTCCGGATTTCCCGTGAGTATGGACGCATTTTGATGGTTGGTCACATTTTGCGTTTTCATCCTGCTTTTGAGAAAATATGCGAACTAGTAGAGAGCGGGGAATTAGGGGATGTGCGTTATATTTATTCTCACCGACTGGGTTTTGGGAAATTTCATACGCATAGTGATGCTTTATGGGATCTTGCACCTCATGATCTTTCAATGATTCTAGCTTTAACGAAATGCGAGCCTTCTAAAGTTCGTGGAGAAGGGACGACTGTGGTTGGATGCCTTTCTGATTTCGCACATATTCACATGGAATTTTCCAATGGCATATGCAGTCACCTGTTTACTTCACGTCTTTCCCCTTATTGCGAGAGGCGTTTAACGGTCATTGGCACAAAGGCAATGCTTGTCTTTGATGATATGGAACCGTGGGATCGCAAGTTGGCATACCGCCATTTTTCTGTTTGGCAGGAGGGGGATAATTTTTGTTCAAATGCGAGTGAGCCTAACTACATTAATCTTAATGAGGATTTACCACTTACTCGTGAATTATTGCATTTTCGTCATTGTATAGAGACGCGTCAGTCGCCTCGTACGAGCGCTTATGATGCTCTCGTCATTTTGCGAATTTTGGCTACCGCTGGTGTTAGTTCGCGTGAGTAAAATAGGGCTTTCAAATTATTTTGACGATTATATGGAGTGAATATGCAATTTATCAATCTCAGAGTACAACGCGCACGGATTGAAGGCAAAATTAATGCTG of Bartonella ancashensis contains these proteins:
- a CDS encoding Gfo/Idh/MocA family protein, which gives rise to MAPRIAVLGCGHWGKNHIRTLHGLGLLKAVSDIDFDRAVDLARIYGVESVTPDDLFANADIDALILALPPQFHTENVVRAVKNGKDVLVEKPIALNMVDAEYQVRISREYGRILMVGHILRFHPAFEKICELVESGELGDVRYIYSHRLGFGKFHTHSDALWDLAPHDLSMILALTKCEPSKVRGEGTTVVGCLSDFAHIHMEFSNGICSHLFTSRLSPYCERRLTVIGTKAMLVFDDMEPWDRKLAYRHFSVWQEGDNFCSNASEPNYINLNEDLPLTRELLHFRHCIETRQSPRTSAYDALVILRILATAGVSSRE